The following are from one region of the Bacteroidota bacterium genome:
- a CDS encoding division/cell wall cluster transcriptional repressor MraZ: protein MNPLKGTYYCKLDSKGRISLPAALRKQLPPECNDVFIIKKGFEGCLELYPLNVWNSMLDDMSKQNLFDPRMRLFERKYKQDAIEITLDSASRLLLQKHLLSLAGITDEAMIFCRGKLIEIWNQDLYNKSLEQLTEEEYNEMAMKYLGNALSNI from the coding sequence TTGAATCCACTTAAAGGAACATACTACTGCAAGCTCGATAGCAAAGGCCGTATATCACTGCCCGCAGCCTTACGCAAGCAATTGCCACCTGAGTGCAATGATGTGTTTATCATCAAGAAAGGATTTGAAGGTTGCCTTGAGTTGTATCCACTAAATGTATGGAATAGCATGTTGGATGATATGAGCAAACAGAATTTGTTTGACCCACGTATGCGATTATTCGAACGCAAGTATAAGCAGGACGCCATCGAAATTACCCTTGACTCTGCCTCCAGGTTACTACTTCAAAAGCATCTGCTGTCGCTTGCAGGAATCACAGATGAGGCGATGATTTTTTGTCGTGGAAAACTGATTGAAATATGGAATCAGGATCTTTATAATAAGTCGCTTGAACAACTTACTGAAGAAGAGTATAACGAAATGGCTATGAAATATTTGGGCAATGCATTATCCAATATATAA